The Rhododendron vialii isolate Sample 1 chromosome 8a, ASM3025357v1 genome has a window encoding:
- the LOC131299082 gene encoding protein STRICTOSIDINE SYNTHASE-LIKE 5-like, translating into MPESSPTRMSKTVICSNTFLLSLLLPVLAAAILYRLDSFDPAPFPTHEFSGQPVFVPLQNPRLLEEAERVGVGELLEPEDLAYDPKLGVIYTGCSDGWIKRVTVNESAADSVAENWVNTGGRPLGLVLGRDNEVIVADAVKGLLRVTEDSKLEVLTHEAEGAEFKLTNGVDVTSEGVVYFTDASSKYDIKETTWDMLEGRPYGRFMSYDPLTKQTQVLVRDLYFANGVAVSPDQQFVIFCESPMRRCKRYYIQGEKKGSVDIFIDNLPGTPDNIHYDGEGQYWIGLALGLTVAFDLAQRYPFIRKVLAIMEKHIGTPDMKINSGVLAIDLEGKPLAYCYDPALTLITGGIKVRDHLYCVSLPKPYVIRLNLTQHPAVSGTVMKS; encoded by the exons ATGCCCGAGTCAAGCCCAACTCGGATGAGCAAAACCGTCATATGCTCCAACACCTTTCTACTATCCCTTCTTCTCCCTGTACTAGCCGCAGCTATTCTCTACCGGCTCGACTCGTTCGACCCGGCTCCTTTCCCCACCCATGAGTTCTCGGGTCAGCCCGTTTTCGTCCCGTTGCAAAACCCACGTTTGCTTGAAGAGGCGGAGCGGGTCGGGGTCGGGGAATTGTTGGAACCCGAAGACCTTGCTTACGACCCGAAGTTGGGAGTTATATACACGGGTTGTAGTGATGGTTGGATCAAGCGAGTCACAGTGAACGAGTCTGCAGCGGACTCGGTTGCAGAGAACTGGGTTAACACTGGTGGCAGGCCTCTGGGACTCGTTCTGGGACGTGACAACGAAGTTATCGTTGCTGACGCCGTTAAG GGGCTGCTGAGAGTGACCGAAGACAGCAAGCTTGAAGTGTTGACACACGAGGCTGAGGGCGCGGAATTCAAGTTAACCAACGGTGTTGATGTTACGAGTGAAGGAGTAGTGTATTTTACGGATGCATCAAGCAAATATGACATAAAAGAGACGACATGGGACATGTTGGAGGGCAGACCTTATGGCAGATTCATGAGCTATGATCCCTTAACTAAGCAGACCCAAGTTTTGGTGAGAGATCTCTACTTTGCTAATGGAGTTGCAGTCTCACCAGATCAACAGTTTGTAATCTTCTGTGAATCCCCTAT GAGGAGGTGTAAAAGGTACTACATTCAAGGCGAAAAGAAAGGCTCTGTCGATATTTTCATTGATAATTTGCCTGGGACTCCTGACAACATACACTACGATGGAGAAGGCCAATACTGGATTGGATTAGCCTTG GGACTTACAGTTGCTTTTGATCTAGCACAGAGATACCCTTTCATCAGAAAGGTTTTGGCAATCATGGAGAAACACATAGGAACACCCGATATGAAGATAAACTCTGGGGTTTTGGCCATTGATTTGGAAGGAAAACCACTTGCGTACTGCTATGACCCCGCATTGACACTGATAACCGGTGGGATAAAGGTCAGGGACCATTTATACTGCGTCTCTCTACCTAAACCTTACGTAATCCGCCTCAATCTGACGCAACACCCTGCTGTATCTGGTACCGTGATGAAGTCTTGA
- the LOC131336268 gene encoding protein STRICTOSIDINE SYNTHASE-LIKE 6-like: protein MEFRLTDGVDITVKGMIYFTDASSKHNLHEGIQGLMEGRPYGRFMSYDPSTKHTEVLVRDLYYPNGVAVSPDQQFVVFCETIMRRCKRYYTQGEKKGSVDIFIDNLPEIPDNIRWYNGEGQYWIALAWVIKFIHSFNSTHDEFTQKFFELNLGCKRISKILTHGKSSRLSNFLQGTTFSFDLAQRYPFIRKVMAIMEKYTGKPHFQKYSGVLAVDLEGQPHAHYYDPALSLITGGIKMVWDCGGESDSGGGGEVGEVYGDLKFGIVVESLIVVEVVKSVKFMVT from the exons ATGGAATTCAGGCTAACCGACGGTGTTGATATTACGGTTAAGGGAATGATCTATTTTACGGATGCATCAAGCAAACACAACCTACACGAAGGCATACAGGGCTTGATGGAGGGCAGGCCTTACGGTAGATTCATGAGCTATGATCCCTCAACTAAGCATACTGAAGTGCTAGTCAGAGATCTCTACTATCCTAATGGAGTTGCGGTCTCACCAGATCAACAGTTTGTAGTGTTTTGTGAAACCATAAT GAGGAGGTGTAAAAGGTACTATACACAAGGCGAAAAGAAAGGCTCCGTTGATATTTTCATCGATAATTTGCCTGAAATTCCTGACAACATACGGTGGTACAATGGAGAAGGCCAATACTGGATTGCTTTAGCTTGGGTAATCAAATTTatccattcattcaattctACGCATGATGAATTCACACAGAAATTCT TTGAGTTAAATTTGGGATGCAAGCGGATAAGTAAGATCCTTACTCATGGTAAATCGTCGCGCTTGTCCAATTTTTTGCAGGGAACTACGTTTTCTTTTGATCTAGCACAGAGATACCCTTTTATCAGAAAGGTTATGGCAATCATGGAGAAATACACAGGGAAACCCCATTTCCAGAAATACTCCGGAGTCTTGGCTGTTGATTTGGAAGGACAGCCGCATGCACATTATTATGACCCTGCATTGTCACTGATTACCGGTGGGATAAAGATGG TTTGGGATTGTGGTGGAGAGTCTGacagtggtggaggtggtgaagtCGGTGAAGTTTATGGTGACTTGAAG TTTGGGATTGTGGTGGAAAGTTTGatagtggtggaggtggtgaagtCAGTGAAGTTTATGGTGACTTGA
- the LOC131299081 gene encoding protein STRICTOSIDINE SYNTHASE-LIKE 7-like produces the protein MPESNPTHPTRRITTIFSPNTFLLSLLVPITAAVILYQLDSFDPAPFPTHEFSGQPVSFPLQNPRLLHGSERVGEGQLLGPEDLAYDPKTGVIYTGCYDGWIKRVTVNESVADSVVESWVNTGGRPLGLVLGHHDDVIIADADKGLLRVTGDGQLEMLTNEAEGVEFRLTDGVDITDEGMIYFTDASSKHNLNEVTWDMMEGRPYGRFMSYDPSTEQTQVLVRDLYFANGVAVSPDQQFVVFCETIMRRCKRYYIQGEKKGSVDIFIDNLPGMPDNIRYDGEGRYWIALASETTVALNLAQRYPFIRKAMAMVEKYIETPHMEKNSGVFAVDLEGKPLARYYDPALSLITGGIKIGDHLYCGSLLRPHIIRLNLTQHPAVSGTVTKS, from the exons atgcccgagtcaaacccAACTCACCCAACTCGGAGGATCACCACCATCTTTTCTCCCAACACCTTCCTACTATCCCTTCTGGTCCCCATAACAGCCGCCGTGATCCTCTACCAGCTCGACTCGTTCGACCCGGCTCCTTTCCCCACCCACGAGTTCTCGGGTCAGCCCGTTTCCTTCCCGCTGCAAAACCCACGTTTGCTTCACGGGTCGGAGCGGGTCGGGGAAGGCCAGCTTTTGGGACCTGAAGACCTCGCTTACGACCCGAAAACGGGAGTCATATACACGGGTTGTTATGACGGGTGGATCAAGCGAGTCACGGTGAACGAGTCGGTGGCGGACTCGGTGGTGGAGAGCTGGGTCAACACCGGTGGCAGACCTCTTGGGCTCGTTCTGGGACACCACGACGACGTTATCATTGCTGACGCCGATAAG GGGCTATTAAGAGTGACTGGAGATGGCCAGCTTGAAATGTTGACAAACGAAGCTGAGGGCGTGGAATTCAGGCTAACCGACGGTGTTGACATTACAGATGAGGGAATGATTTATTTTACTGATGCATCAAGCAAACACAACTTAAATGAGGTCACATGGGACATGATGGAAGGTAGACCTTACGGTAGATTCATGAGCTATGATCCCTCAACTGAGCAGACCCAAGTGCTGGTGAGAGATCTCTACTTTGCTAATGGAGTTGCTGTCTCACCAGATCAACAGTTTGTAGTCTTTTGTGAAACCATAAT GAGGAGGTGTAAAAGGTACTATATACAAGGCGAAAAGAAAGGTTCTGTTGATATTTTCATCGATAATTTGCCTGGCATGCCTGACAACATACGGTATGACGGAGAAGGCCGATACTGGATTGCACTAGCCTCG GAAACTACAGTTGCTTTGAATCTAGCACAGAGATACCCTTTTATCAGAAAGGCTATGGCAATGGTGGAGAAATACATAGAGACGCCCCATATGGAGAAAAACTCCGGGGTTTTTGCTGTTGATTTGGAAGGAAAACCGCTTGCACGTTATTATGACCCCGCATTGTCACTAATTACTGGTGGGATAAAGATCGGGGACCATTTATATTGTGGCTCACTACTTCGACCTCACATTATTCGCCTCAATCTGACTCAGCATCCTGCTGTAtccggtaccgtaacgaagtcttGA